The Mesomycoplasma ovipneumoniae genome includes a region encoding these proteins:
- a CDS encoding helix-turn-helix domain-containing protein, whose translation MNKEDLKKASGISSNIVARMGKDESVSLETIVKICTALDCKIEEVVEIIRDTKI comes from the coding sequence ATGAATAAAGAAGATTTGAAAAAAGCTTCTGGTATTAGTAGTAATATTGTAGCTAGAATGGGAAAAGATGAAAGTGTAAGTTTAGAAACGATAGTAAAAATATGTACCGCACTAGATTGTAAAATTGAAGAAGTGGTTGAAATAATAAGGGATACAAAGATTTAA
- a CDS encoding IS1634 family transposase yields the protein MKKQNLVLFNVWGNSKDKLYKYVGWTQGYGKAPKRWFSLGNVQNLEKINPNAIQIIKEKLKLFSNLDDMNKVKIALLDSIKNSTIIEGSVFVGGELIEKLIEKHNIFESLPKSRHKNMKEIFNYLISKRITDPGSIINAFDKKDDYSNQINTSKNSFYRLLDLVFESQNQLLNSVNKMVTSELGKRDNEFYFDSSTVYFETFERNGLRIPGYSKDAKFKEDQIVIGLACDKNGIPFHIKVFKGNTADSSTLIPFVLDVESKYNIKNMTIIADRGMSTAANIRFLESRNYNFIISYRAKVGTQKFKNYLLDPSDYVNVSADFKYKKEEFYSSYKNKRYTENIRRRIITYSTKRAIKDRKAREEQIQSFIKKQNKDGFIEVNKLFGKKPKYFKEISNMKFELDQSKIDKDKQFDGYYVYETNMLNLNVLDIVEKYQKQWNIEANFRSLKGLLNIRPVFLRIDEHILAHTLLCFISLVILKTIIFKINKHISDNKLFENNQLTEVGLVTMLQKLRQRVEFNTLDQQMIFKNRDGVPSDPNIWNRYDFYFNILINR from the coding sequence ATGAAAAAACAAAATTTGGTTTTATTTAATGTTTGAGGAAACTCGAAAGATAAACTATATAAATATGTTGGCTGAACACAAGGTTACGGTAAAGCTCCAAAACGGTGATTTAGTTTAGGAAATGTGCAAAATTTGGAAAAAATTAATCCAAATGCTATTCAAATTATCAAAGAAAAGTTGAAATTGTTTTCAAATTTAGATGACATGAATAAAGTCAAGATTGCTTTGCTTGATTCTATTAAAAATTCCACCATAATCGAAGGTTCGGTTTTTGTTGGTGGGGAATTAATTGAAAAACTTATTGAAAAGCACAATATTTTTGAATCACTTCCTAAAAGTAGACATAAAAATATGAAAGAAATTTTTAACTACTTAATTTCAAAACGGATCACTGATCCTGGCAGCATTATTAATGCTTTTGATAAAAAAGATGACTACTCAAATCAAATAAATACTTCCAAAAATAGCTTTTATAGACTCTTAGATCTTGTCTTTGAGTCACAAAATCAACTTTTAAATAGTGTCAACAAAATGGTAACAAGTGAACTTGGAAAAAGGGACAATGAATTTTATTTTGACTCATCAACAGTCTATTTTGAGACATTTGAAAGAAATGGATTAAGAATTCCTGGTTATTCTAAAGATGCTAAATTCAAAGAAGACCAAATTGTCATTGGCTTAGCGTGTGATAAAAATGGTATTCCTTTTCATATTAAAGTTTTTAAAGGAAATACAGCCGATTCTAGTACATTAATCCCTTTTGTATTAGATGTTGAATCCAAATATAATATCAAAAATATGACAATAATCGCTGATCGCGGCATGTCAACTGCTGCAAATATTCGATTTCTTGAATCAAGAAACTATAATTTCATTATTTCTTATCGTGCAAAGGTAGGAACTCAAAAATTTAAAAATTATTTACTAGATCCTAGCGATTATGTTAATGTAAGTGCGGATTTTAAGTATAAAAAAGAAGAATTTTATTCATCTTATAAGAATAAAAGATACACCGAAAATATTAGAAGAAGAATTATTACTTACAGTACAAAAAGAGCGATAAAAGACAGAAAAGCTCGCGAAGAGCAAATCCAAAGTTTTATCAAAAAACAAAATAAAGACGGTTTTATCGAGGTAAACAAATTGTTTGGTAAAAAACCTAAATATTTTAAGGAAATTTCAAACATGAAATTTGAATTAGATCAAAGTAAAATTGACAAAGACAAACAGTTTGATGGTTACTATGTTTATGAAACAAATATGCTAAATTTGAACGTCTTAGACATAGTTGAAAAATACCAAAAACAGTGGAATATTGAAGCTAATTTTAGAAGTCTAAAAGGTTTGTTGAATATTCGGCCCGTATTTTTAAGAATTGACGAGCATATCCTAGCTCATACACTTTTGTGTTTTATCTCGCTAGTTATTTTAAAAACTATAATCTTTAAAATCAACAAACATATCAGCGATAACAAGTTATTTGAAAACAATCAATTAACTGAGGTTGGTTTAGTAACGATGTTACAAAAATTGAGACAAAGGGTTGAATTTAACACTTTAGATCAGCAAATGATATTTAAAAATCGCGATGGTGTCCCTAGTGATCCGAATATTTGAAATAGGTACGATTTTTACTTTAATATCTTAATAAATAGGTAA
- the dcm gene encoding DNA cytosine methyltransferase, with protein MSKNLKFIDLFSGIGGFRLALEELGLECVFSSEIDEHAIEMYKANFGDNSKCDITQLNPDILPNFDILCAGFPCQAFSISGKQKGFEDKVRGTLFFDICRVLKEKEPKAFILENVQNLEKHDQGNTLFIMIKTLNELGYSVSYKVLNAKDFGVPQNRERIIIIGNKEGKVFDFSDIQKNKVSSMYEFLDKQGEFEYLDETDYTLIKTERIKTQKSGLIFCGHRNKKIRTIGVRKGTEYLSRTHKQPNRIYSAEGIHPTITSQEQSGRYFIYVDGKVRKLTLNECYKFMGFPNDFIKVGTKAKLYERIGNSVCVPMIRNVAKEVINQFWNESEGNEVNVSEFLEKTYNDSLSIKSLDEIDLTDTQKDYIKSIVKKEETLKGVYTVLITSLVYKCLHMEQDIRLHQANMDNGYSGRSFDTKYITPFMKQKQFLGAMKESGWLTRSLEQNIPYNLDFPGKINDKVVKDAFLKILNDIEENGAKPQNYLMGIFHLSIKARELKSIRVINPVERESSLSINEIIDLLEKHFYYNYKSRGASILPVVALYSVYECITKELKRFDDKFLQQISSHYSSDRSSWNAGDIVVINNDGSLYEVIEVKFDIAPDYIMLDDAYKKFSNTTIQRYYILSTLAPKDDELEIIHDLVEKIKTEHGCQVIINGVFPTLKYYLRLLDNTDLFIQRYIHNIQTHPEINAEHKIAWNVLTKEKI; from the coding sequence ATGAGTAAGAATCTTAAATTTATAGATTTATTTTCAGGAATAGGCGGATTTAGGTTAGCGCTTGAAGAGTTGGGATTAGAATGTGTATTTAGTAGTGAAATAGACGAACATGCAATAGAAATGTACAAAGCTAATTTTGGCGATAATTCTAAATGTGATATTACACAATTAAATCCAGATATATTGCCTAATTTTGATATTCTTTGTGCAGGATTTCCTTGTCAAGCTTTTTCAATTAGTGGAAAGCAAAAAGGTTTTGAGGACAAAGTAAGAGGAACTTTGTTTTTCGATATTTGCAGAGTATTAAAGGAAAAAGAACCTAAAGCATTTATTTTAGAAAATGTTCAAAATTTAGAAAAACACGATCAAGGAAATACTCTATTTATAATGATAAAAACTTTGAATGAACTAGGATATTCTGTTTCATATAAAGTTTTGAATGCTAAAGATTTTGGTGTACCTCAAAATAGAGAAAGGATAATAATAATTGGAAATAAAGAGGGTAAGGTATTTGATTTTAGTGATATACAGAAAAATAAAGTAAGTTCAATGTATGAATTTCTTGATAAACAGGGTGAATTTGAATACTTAGATGAAACAGACTACACCTTAATAAAAACAGAAAGAATTAAGACGCAAAAATCAGGGCTTATTTTTTGTGGGCATCGAAATAAAAAAATTCGCACAATTGGAGTAAGAAAAGGAACAGAATATTTATCAAGAACTCATAAACAACCAAACAGAATTTATTCTGCTGAGGGAATACATCCAACAATTACTTCTCAAGAGCAAAGCGGAAGATATTTTATTTATGTTGATGGTAAAGTTAGAAAACTGACACTTAATGAATGTTATAAGTTTATGGGATTTCCAAATGACTTTATAAAGGTTGGGACAAAAGCGAAATTGTATGAAAGAATAGGGAATAGCGTTTGTGTACCAATGATAAGAAATGTTGCTAAAGAAGTAATAAATCAATTTTGGAATGAAAGTGAGGGCAATGAAGTGAATGTGAGTGAGTTTTTAGAAAAAACATATAATGACAGTTTGTCAATTAAGTCCTTAGATGAAATTGATTTAACAGATACTCAAAAAGATTATATTAAGTCAATTGTTAAAAAAGAGGAAACCTTAAAAGGTGTATATACTGTCTTAATTACAAGTTTAGTGTATAAATGTTTGCATATGGAACAAGATATTAGATTACATCAGGCAAATATGGACAATGGTTATAGCGGAAGAAGTTTTGATACTAAATACATTACTCCATTTATGAAACAGAAGCAGTTCTTAGGAGCAATGAAAGAGTCAGGATGACTAACAAGAAGTCTTGAACAGAATATACCATACAACTTAGACTTTCCAGGTAAGATAAATGATAAAGTGGTTAAAGACGCTTTCTTAAAGATTTTAAATGATATAGAAGAGAATGGGGCTAAACCACAAAATTATTTAATGGGAATCTTTCATTTGAGCATAAAAGCAAGGGAACTTAAATCTATTAGAGTGATAAACCCGGTAGAAAGAGAATCGAGTTTGAGTATAAATGAGATAATAGATTTGTTAGAAAAACATTTTTATTATAATTATAAAAGTAGAGGAGCTTCCATATTGCCAGTAGTTGCACTATACAGTGTCTATGAATGTATAACTAAAGAGTTAAAAAGATTTGACGATAAATTTTTACAGCAAATATCATCTCATTATAGTTCTGATAGAAGTAGTTGAAATGCTGGCGATATTGTAGTTATAAATAACGATGGAAGTTTATATGAAGTTATAGAAGTAAAGTTTGATATAGCACCAGACTATATAATGTTAGATGATGCCTATAAAAAGTTTTCTAATACAACAATACAAAGATATTATATATTAAGTACATTGGCTCCTAAAGATGATGAATTAGAAATAATTCATGATTTAGTTGAAAAAATTAAAACTGAACATGGGTGTCAAGTAATTATAAATGGTGTATTTCCGACCTTAAAATATTATTTAAGATTGTTAGATAATACAGATTTATTTATACAAAGGTATATTCATAACATACAAACTCATCCAGAAATAAATGCAGAACACAAAATAGCTTGGAATGTATTAACAAAAGAAAAAATATAA
- the dcm gene encoding DNA (cytosine-5-)-methyltransferase, which yields MNKKDLLEKANLTTNCIANMGKNEYISLRNIEKICEALQCNVEQVISFKKYEGNDMLKFFDFCSGIGGGRIGLENNGLECVGHCEIDEKTAETYKLFFDDGRNFGDLTKVNIDKLPNFDFMIAGFPCQTFSIVGKRAGFEDERGQIIYSLIEIMKQKKVKYFILENVKGLINHDKGNTFKTIKEALENIGYNIYYKVLNSLDFGVPQIRERIYIVGFKKGYDNGMFEFPINNLSNKDFSWFIDEDNNLELDILDKTFQKYLSNKYNQNKIANEQVLSLENYVIDWRQSDLRKYDKIFPTLRAGRHGLLYIRNGKIKKLSGYEALLLQGFPKDIAEKVKQNGLNNNKVLSQAGNAMTVNVIDAIAKAMIKNIRG from the coding sequence ATGAACAAAAAAGATTTATTAGAAAAAGCAAATTTAACAACAAATTGCATAGCTAATATGGGAAAGAATGAGTATATATCACTTAGAAATATTGAAAAGATATGCGAAGCACTTCAATGTAATGTAGAACAGGTTATTAGTTTTAAAAAATATGAGGGTAATGATATGTTAAAATTTTTTGATTTTTGTTCAGGAATTGGCGGAGGAAGAATTGGATTAGAAAACAATGGACTAGAGTGTGTTGGTCATTGTGAGATAGATGAAAAAACTGCAGAAACTTATAAATTATTTTTTGATGATGGTAGAAATTTTGGAGATTTAACCAAAGTTAATATAGACAAATTACCTAATTTTGATTTTATGATTGCAGGATTTCCGTGCCAAACATTTTCAATTGTAGGTAAAAGGGCAGGGTTTGAAGATGAAAGAGGACAGATAATATACTCCTTAATTGAAATTATGAAACAAAAAAAAGTAAAGTATTTTATTTTAGAGAATGTTAAAGGATTGATAAATCATGATAAAGGAAATACTTTTAAAACAATCAAGGAAGCACTTGAAAACATAGGGTATAATATCTACTATAAAGTCTTAAATAGTCTAGATTTTGGCGTTCCTCAAATTAGAGAGAGAATATATATTGTTGGTTTTAAAAAAGGATATGATAATGGTATGTTTGAATTTCCTATCAACAATTTATCAAATAAAGATTTTTCTTGGTTTATCGACGAAGATAATAACTTGGAGTTAGATATTTTAGATAAAACATTTCAAAAGTATTTATCAAATAAATATAATCAAAACAAGATTGCTAATGAACAAGTGTTAAGTCTAGAAAATTATGTCATTGATTGACGACAATCTGATTTGCGCAAATATGATAAAATCTTTCCAACATTAAGAGCTGGAAGACACGGATTACTTTATATAAGAAATGGGAAAATAAAAAAACTTAGTGGATATGAAGCATTGTTATTACAAGGTTTTCCAAAAGATATTGCAGAAAAAGTAAAACAAAATGGATTAAATAATAATAAAGTATTATCTCAAGCAGGAAATGCAATGACGGTAAATGTTATAGATGCTATTGCTAAAGCAATGATTAAAAATATTAGAGGTTAG